Genomic segment of SAR324 cluster bacterium:
CAAAACTTTTGATCTGGAAACCCGGCCGATGGTCGGTTGGAATCAGGTCGGAGATGCCATGAAAGACGGTAGTGTAGATGTCGCTTTCATGCTTGCACCGATGGCCATTGACCTGTTTCATGCAGGCGTTGGGATCAAGTTATCCATGTTCGCGCACAAGACAGGCAGTATTTTCGTCAAGAATAAAAAGGCAAACATTCAGAAACTTGAAGATTTCAAGGGAAAGATGATTGCGATTCCTTATCAACTGTCCGTACACAACATGCTGTTGCACCAGTTATTCACCAGGCACGGAATGAGTGTTGGTGCGGGAAAAGATGTCGCACTGGAGGTCATGGCACCATCCCAGATGCCGGAAGCAATCCAGTATGATGAAGATGGAGAAATCGGTGGCTTCATCGTGGCAGAGCCATTTGGCTCTCAAGCCATCAAGGAAGGTTATGCTGAAGAAATGTATCTTTCCAGGGATCTATGGCCTAAACATCCCTGTTGTGTGGTAGTGATCAAAGAAAAATTGATTGACAGTCACCCTGAAGCAGTGCAGGAATTGACACAAAGTCTGGTC
This window contains:
- a CDS encoding ABC transporter substrate-binding protein, with translation MMGKPVIKAAHLKITDHLILGVTKAHADTGIVPFKTFDLETRPMVGWNQVGDAMKDGSVDVAFMLAPMAIDLFHAGVGIKLSMFAHKTGSIFVKNKKANIQKLEDFKGKMIAIPYQLSVHNMLLHQLFTRHGMSVGAGKDVALEVMAPSQMPEAIQYDEDGEIGGFIVAEPFGSQAIKEGYAEEMYLSRDLWPKHPCCVVVIKEKLIDSHPEAVQELTQSLVNSGKFVKDNPQGAIKIGAQFLSQKEEVVMHVLTDTPDRVLISSELFPVLSELEKIQEYMCNTMGVMHSKINLEKFVESSFAKNAGAT